The DNA sequence GCCGCTGGATCTGGTGGACGGTGTCGACCCGACCGACTTCCGGCGCGGACTGTCCGACTGCGCCGGCGCCCGACCGGACTGCCCGGTCGCCGCCGCACCTGCCTTCTCACCGCAGAGCAACATCGCGGTGGTGAGCCTGTGGCAGCCGGGTGCCAAGGAGTCCGGCTTGGTCGGTCTCAAATATCACCCGGGCGGCGTCCCGCTGCTCACCCAGGAGTGGAGCAGCGATGCCGTCGCCGCCGGGGTGTTGGCCAGCCCCGTGCTGTCCGCCGACGGTTCCACGGTCTACGTCAACGGACGCGACCAGCGGCTGTGGGCGATCGACGCCGCCGACGGCAAGGCGAAATGGTCAGTGCCGCTGAAGTTCTTGGCTCAAACACCACCGGCGGTGACGCCCGGCGGACTGATTGTCTCGGGCGGCGGCCCCGACACCGAACTGGTTGCCTACGCCGACCGCGGGGACTACGCCGAGCAGGTATGGCGCCGCGAGGACACCGTGCCACTGTCCTCGTCGAGCCTGGCCGGCAAGGTGGGCTACACCGTGGTCGCCGGCACCAGCCTGGGACCGGCGGGCCTGTCGCTGCTGGTGTTCGACCCGGCCGACGGCCACACCCTCAACAGCTATCCACTGCCCGAAGCGCGCGGGTTTCCCGTCGGAGTGTCAGTCGGCAATGACCGGCGGGTGGCGGTCGCCACCAGCGCCGGTCAGGTGTTCAGCTTCGCCCCCGCGTAATCGCGACGGCTCCCCCGCCGCGATCGTCTAGACAGCCAGTGGCGGGAGCGCGGTGCGCGGCACCTTCACGGAGGTGGCACCGGAGCTCATCGGCAGCAGCTCGCCGGGCGCGAAGTAGAAGATCACCTCGTCGTTGGTGATGGCGAAGTTCTGGTAGTGCGCCGGGTCCATCCCCGAGCCGGACGGGATCAGGATCGCCGGCACGCCGGTCTGGCGTTCGAGGTCACGCTGCACGACCGGAAAGATCGCGTCCAACGGCTTGCTGTTGGGCGCGAACAGGGTCTCGAAGGTGATCGGCTTGCGCGACGCCAAGTCGTAGTTGAAGGCCTGGTACCAAGTAGACGGCTGCGGGCCGCCGAGGTCCTGGAAGATCTTCAGCACGACGCTCTGGGTGCCTTTGGGGGCCTGACCCGAACGGTGCTGCTCGGATGTGGCGTCCATTTCGTAGGGCATGTCGCGCGACCCTGGAGATTTGGCCACGGTCAAGAAGCCGTCGCGGTTCTGCACCAGGTAGTCGGTCAGGGTCTGCTGGTCGGGATAGTCGACCGGAAACCGCATGTCCAGCGTGTAGTTGGCGTTGGACGAGTGGACGTGGCACTGCCCGGACTCGAGCGTGCCGCCCAGTTCGGCACAGGGCGAAACCGCGCCCGCCGAGGGCAGAGCCGTCATGCCCAGCCAGCTGCCCACTGCACCGCCCGCCAACAGGGTGGCCACCAGAATGCGCATTGTCGGTTTGTCTCGCTTTGTCTCGCCTTGCCGCAGCAAGCAGGATGGCCCCGGAAGATCTCAGCCTACCGGGCGCCTCAGCGCGACGGACGGCAGACGAACGCAATCGCCCGCGCCGCGGCTCCCGTCCCGATGCGGGTGATCACCACCGACAGGGCCTGCGTCCCGCGCAGCCGCAGCCGGCGGCGCAGACCGTCCGGGTCGCCCTGCACGTCGCGTACGCCCCGCACCAGGATTTCCAGCGCGCCGCAGTCCCGTGCCGTCAATACCTGGCGAAGACGCTTTTCGCTGTAGGCCAGCGTTTCGAGCACCTCGAATCCACGTACACCGTCCGGTAATTCGTCACCGGACAGGTAGGCGATGTCGGAGTCGAGCTGCCAGAGCCCGTGCCGGGCGCCGTACTGGCGGACTAGGCCGGCCCGCACGACCGCGCCGTCGGGGTCGATGAGCCAGCGCCCCGCCGGCCGCACGTCGCAGTCGTCGGGCTCGGCGTCGGTGATCTGCTCGCCGCGGTCGAGGATCACCGCGCGGCGGCGCACCCCAGGTCCGGCCAGGCCGGGCGACCACAGGCAGGCTTCCCGCACCGAGGCACGCCACGAGGTGACTTCGATCTCGCCCTCGAAACCGAGCTCCCCCACCTTGTCGAAATCGATTCCGGGAGCGACCTTTACCACCATGTCGCGGTGGCGGTAGACCTCCAGCAACCGATCCAGAGCGGGCTGATAGTCGGTCGGGTCGAAACGACGCCGCCCGCCGCCGCGCCGGCCGGGGTCGGCCAGCACAACCGTGTCGCGGCTGACCGGCGCCAAAGCATCGGCGCGAACGACGGCGGCCCCGCCCAGGTTGTGGCGCGCCATCGCCAGCCGTACCGGGTCAAGGTCGCTGCCCAGCACCCGATCGAGCAGCTCGGATAGCGCTGCCAGCTCGGTGCCGACCGAGCAGGTCACATCGTGCACGACCGCACCCGGTGCCGCGGCCGCGATGCGTTGCGCCCGGTGCCGTGCCACCGGCGCGGCGCTGGCCTGCTGCAGCGCCTCGTCGGTGAACAGCCACCGCGACGTCCCGGGCAGCTCAGCCAGTTTTGTGGTGGCACGCCGGCGCAGCAGAACAGTCTCGACCAAGGCGGACGTGCGGGCGCCGAAGCGGCCGCGCAGGGCAGCGATGTCGGCGATCCGGGTGGCGTCGGTGAGCGCGAAGCCGGCAACCTCGGCCAGGTGGGCTTCCCCCACCGGCGAGCTCAGATAGCCGACGTCGTCGACTTCAAATCTGAAGCCCGCAGTCAGGACGGTTTAACCCCGGTGATCATCAGGTTGTAGAACCAGCCCTTGGGCACCACCCGGCGCCAGATGTTGGCGTCCACCCAGCTCAGGCCCCTCCAGCTGCCGAAGGCGAACCGCGCCCAGCCCCAGCCAAGCTTGCCCGGCGGGACCGTCGACTCGAAAGTCCGCACCGGCCAGCCCAGCATGGCGGCGGTGAACTCTTCGCTGGCGGTCTGCACGTCGACCGCGCCGGCGTTGCTCGCCATCCGCTCCAGATCGCGTGGCTCGAAGGTGTGCAGGTCCACGATCCACTCGAGGGCAGCGGCGCGGGAGTTCTCGTCGAGCTCCTCCTGCGGCCGGCGCCAGGAACCCATCCCGGGGAGCTTCATCGCCGCGACCGTGGTCTTCCAGGTCAGGTCGGCCAGCCGCCGGGCGTAGAAGTTGCCGACCGTGGTGGGCTCGCCGGCGAAGATGAACCGCCCACCAGGCTTGAGCACCCGGACCACCTCGCGTAGCGACAGTTCGACGTCGGGAATGTGGTGCAGCACCGCGTGGCCGACCACCAGGTCGAAGGTGTTGTCCTCATACGGGATGCCCTCGGCGTCGGCGACCCGACCGTCAACGTCCAGACCGAGGGCCTGACCGTTGCGGGTGGCGACCTTGACCATGCCGGGCGACAGGTCAGTGACCGAGCCACGCCGCGCTACGCCGGACTGCATCAGGTTGAGCAGGAAGAATCCCGTGCCGCAGCCGAGTTCCAGCGCCCGGTCATACAGCGGCGCTTCCCCGGACCTGTCGGCGGCCGGCACGATCGCGTCGAAGCGGCCCCGGGCGTAGTCGATGCAGCGCTCGTCGTAGGAGATCGACCACTTCTCGTCGTACTGCTCGGCCTCCCAGTCGTGATAGAGCACCTGAGCGAGCTTGCTGTCATGCCGGGCGGCCTCCACCTGCTCGGCGGTGGCGTGCGGGTTCGGCGTCGGGTCCGTACTGGTCATGGTAGGTCAGCCTAATAGGTGCTCTTCGCACGGCGAAGCCGGGCGCAGCGGGGGGAACGCCACGCCCGGCTCCGCACGCGGCTCAGATCGCCAGAGCTCCCAGCAGGTCACCCATCGCATCCCCCGCACCGCTGCCCGCGGCGTCGCCCAGCGATCCGGTGATGGTGTCGATCACCGCCTGCGGGAACTCCACGAGCGCCGAGAAGACGTCGCTGAAGCCGGTCTGCAATGCAGCGAGGACGTCGGACGGGTCGCCGCCCAGGATGGCCTCCCAGATGTGCCAGCCAGCCATCTGGGGCGCCACGACCAGGTCACGCCAGTCGACGAACAGCCCGGTGAGCAGCCCCGGGTTCGCCGCCACGTCCTGCCCGTTCCAGCTGACCAACGTCCAGCCGTCGGTGGGGTTGCCCTCGACCACGACCTGTCCGGTGTTGGGTATCCCGTGGTCATTGGCCAGCGTCTGCAAGAACAGCCCCCAATCGGGGTTCTTGACGTTCATCATCGTCCACGCCATGATCGCCGCGCCGTGCGAAAACGCCACATCGGTCCCGCTGCTGTCGCCCTCTGCCGTACTGGCGTCGTAGATCGTCTGAAGGGCGCCACTGTAGTTGTCCTGGAACGCCATCCCGTTGGGGTTGATGCCCGAGCCCAGCATCGGCACCCAGTAGGCCCCGGTCATCCACGCGATGGTGGGCAGGAGATAGAGGAGGCCGGGGATGGTGCCGCTCTGTCCTTCCAGCCACCCGGCATTGATCTCGCCGAGCCCGGACAGGATCTGGCTCGGGTCGAGCAACGGTGTCGGGCCGCCCGGGATCTGGTCGTAGTTGCTGTTGCCCGCCAGCAACTGGACTAGCGGCCAGGCCGTCTGCTGGGCGCGCAGGAAGTCCGAAGCCCACACCCCGCCGATATTGTTGTCGCCGCCGTTGTACAGCTGCTCGCCGACAGTGATCGCCTGCTGCTCGCCATCTGCGGTCAGCGGCGCACCCGGCGCCGTCGTCCCGATGTAGTCCGTCACGTTCTCCGTCGACTGCCCGTGCCGGACCAGATCCAGCAGGATGTCCGTTGCGGTCAGCTGGATGTTAGGCACTTTGAGGGCGGGCAGCGGCCCGGCTATCGGAGCCACCGGGGCGACGGCCACGAGGCCGGCGCCGACAAGGGTGACCCCGGCGGTGATCCACGGGCGGGTGTGCTGCATGACCTTCTCCTTCAGCGATTCCGTAAGTTCCGTTACGCTCCGGCGCGTAGCGCAATGCTTCGCTGAAAATATCCCGTTGTTTTTCTTATGTCAATGCTTAATCCGCCGAATTCCGCCGTCGTGCGCTAAACGCCGAGCGCGCCGGCGATGGTGTTGAACACGTCCTGCGGGAAGGTGATGAGAGCGCCGAGAACCTGATCAAACCCGCTCTGTACGGCGGCAGCGATTTCGGCCTCGTCCCCGCCCTGCAACGCCTCCAGGATGTGCCAGGTCGCGATCTGCGGCGCGACGTTCAGATCCCGCCAGTCGACGAACAGTCCGGTGAATAGGTCCGGGGTCTCGGCCACGTCATGACCGCCCCAGCGGACCAGCGTCCAGCCGTCGGTGGGGTTGCCCTCGATAACAACCTGGCCGGTGTTGGCCAGTGGACTGTGAGTGTCGAGCAGTTCGCTGAGGACCAGCCCGAAGTCAGGGTTCTTGACGTTCATCAACGTCCAGATCGAGATCGTTCCGGCGTGGGCGAACACCGCGTCGCTCAGCGGGTTCTGCTCGTCAGAGACGGTGTTGTTGTAAATGGCGTCGATCGCCTCGGTGACGCGGTCGTTGAACGCAACCCCGTTGGGGTCGATGGTGGATCCCAGCATCGGCACCCAGTACTGCCCCAAGGCCCACATGAATGTCGGTAGGGCGTAAGCGATCTCGGTGAGGATGTTGAGATCGTGCCCCTCGAACCATCCCGCATTGATCTCGTTGAGCCCGGCGAGGATCGAGACGTCCATTCCCAGCAGACCAGCCAACGGCTGCGCGGTGTCCTGCGCGCGAACGAACTCCGACGCGTAGATGCCGGCAAGTCCGCCCGGGAATGCCGCATCGATCAACGGAGCCACCGCAGCCGCCTGCTGCTCCCCGAGTTCGGTGAGCGGAGCGCCCGGCGGAAGGGTGCCCAGGATGCCGTCGGCGTTGTCCTGAGACTGACCGTGGCGGATCAGGTCGATGGTGATGTCCGTGACGTCCTGAGCCGCGAGCAGAATATCGACCGCCACGGCTCCGGCCTGCGGCATCACGACCGGACCAGCCACAACGGCGCCCGCGCCCAGCAGTGCGACGGCTGCGGCGGTCCAGGGACGGATGGCAGGTGACTGCATGGTGGGTTCCTAACGCCGGGATCGTCGCGGCCCTCGCCGCTGACTGGACGTTAGCTGATAAAAACTTGAAAAGAAACCGTCACTGCCCCAAGTCGTTGTGGCGTGGCGCCTAAGAGCGTTCCCCCGCGGGGCCGATGCCGGCGGCGAACAGCTCACCGTAGCGGCGCTGGTCGGCGGCGGCCCGATCTGCCGGAGGCAGCGTCTCGATGGAGTCGATCGAGGCCTTGGCGGCGGCCAACGCCTGCGCCGGGGTATCAATGAAACGGCGAGCCCAGCCAATCGCAGCCTCGTAGACACCGTCGGGTGCGACCATGTCGTCGACCAGCCCCAGGTCCAGCGCCTCTTCGGCATCGAAGAACCGGCCGCTGTAGGCCAACTCCTTCGCGCGGCTGGCACCGATGGTTCGAGCCAGCCGAGCCAGCCCGCCACCATCGGGAGCCAGGCCGGCCAGAATCTCAGTCGCTCCGAACTTGACGTTGTCGCCGCTGATTCGCCAGTCCGCGGCCAGCGCCAGCGCCAGACCACTCCCCAGCGCGTAGCCGGTGATCGCCGCCACCGTCGGCTTTCCGATTGCCGCCACCGCCTGCACGGCATCGTGGCGCACGCGAGCGAAGACCTGCGCCTCGGCCGCGATCAGCGTGCGCAGTTCGGGCACATCGTCACCGGCGCAAAAGATCTCGTGGCCCCCGTACAACACCACAGCGGCGACGTCGTCGCGTGCCGACGCCTCGGCCGCAGCCGCGACGATCTCCCGGTAGACCTGCCGGGTCATGGCATTGGTCGGTGCCCGAGAGATCACCAGGGTGGCCACCCCCGGCTCCTCGGCGCAGGTGTGCACCGATACGAATTCGCTCATCCGGGCCATCGCGTCCCGCGCGCTGCGTTGTAACGGTCGGAGTTGAAGAACTCGATCTCCCAGTTGTCGCCGCGACGCGCCAGGTTCGGTTGCACCACCGCGATCTGACGTTCCACCGCCATCACGGCCTCGATGCTGCGGCCGATGAGCGAATCCAGCTGCGTCCAGGTCGGCGGCAGCAAGAAGCTGTTCCCGGCCGCGAAGTCTTCGATCGCGGCTTCGGGCGTGAGCCAGCCGGCTCGGTCGGATTCGGTGTTGTCGCCGTCCGCGCGCTGCCCGACCGGTAGTGCGCCCACAAAGAAGTAGGTGTCGTAGCGGCGGGTGCGTTCGGCCTCCGGCGTCACCCAGTTCGCCCAGGGCCGCAGCAGCTCGGCGTGCAGCACCAGATGCTCGGTGCGCAGGAAGTCGGCGAACGACAGCTCGCCGGCGTTCAGGGCTCGCCGGGACTCGGCATAGACCGACGCATCGGAGACCAACCGGTTCGGATCATCGGCGGGGCCGGCGAACAGCACCCCGGATTCCTCGAAAGTCTCGCGTGCGGCGGCGCACACCAGGGCCGCGGCCAGGTCGACGTCGACTCCGAAACGCTGCGCCCACCACGTCGGTTCGGGCCCGTGCCAGGCGATCTCGGTGCTGCGGTCACGGTCGTCGACTCCACCGCCGGGAAACACCATCACCCCGGCGGCGAACTCCATCGCGGCGTGGCGGCGCATCAGGAACACGTCGAGGCCCTGCCCGCCGGGGGCGTCCTCGCGTACCAGCATCACTGTCGCAGCAGGTCGCGTCGGCAAAGGTTGTTGGGGTTCGTTCATGCGCGCCTCCGGTGGGCTGCTCGACTACGGGTCCGGCGCGCGAAGTAGCGCCCGTCGATGACATCCAGGGAGATCGACTGGCCGAACGTGGCCGACAGGTTCTCGGCCGTGAGCACGTCCTCGAGCAGGCCGGCAGCCACCGCGCGGCCCTCGGCCAGCAGCAGGCAGTGACTGAATCCGACCGGGATCTCCTCGACATGGTGGGTGACCAGGACGATCGCCGGCGCGTCCGGGTCGGCGGCCAGATCCCCCAGCCGCGCCACCAGTTCCTCGCGCCCGCCCAGGTCCAGGCCGGCCGCCGGCTCGTCGAGCAGTAGCAGTTCTGGGTCGGTCATCAGGGCGCGGGCGATCAGCACCCGCTTGCGTTCGCCTTCGCTCAAAGTGCCGTAGGTGCGATCGGCTAGGTGCTCGGCGCCCAGGCTCTCCAACAGATCGACCGCCCGCTCGTGGTCGACGGCGTCGTAGCGTTCCCGCCACCGTCCCAGCACTGCGTAGCCGGCCGAGATGACTAGGTCGCTGACCGTTTCCCCGCCTGGGATCCGCTGCGCCAGTGAGGAGGAACTCAGTCCGACCCGGGCCCGCAGTTCCGTGGTGTCGACCCGGCCCAGCTGTTCGCCCAACACGTAGGCCACACCCGAGGACGGGTGCTCGGTGGCGGCGGCGATCCGCAGCAACGACGTCTTGCCCGCCCCGTTGGGCCCGATGATCACCCAACGTTCGTCGAGTTCGACCGACCAGTCCAGCGGCCCCACCAGAGAGCGCCCGTCACGGCACAGCGAAATGCCCTCGAAGTGGATCAACAGATCCTGATCGGCCCCGGTTGCGGGAGCGGAACGTCCGGTATCGGGCACGGTCCTATCGTGCCGTATCCCGGCTCCGCGACGACCGACCGGGGTACGACAGCCAGGGCGCATTTTCGATCGATGTTCTTGCCAGTTACTCCAGGTGGCCCTGTTGTAATGTGTTGCACGGTTCACGCTCATCAATACTTTGGGTTTATTTCAGGGAGCTTCGATGGTCCGTATTTCCAGTGCTGTCGCGGTCGGGATTGTCAGTGCCGGTCTCATCGTCTGCCCCTCCCCCGCGGGCGCCGCGGTGCCGGCGGTCCAGGCTGTCCAGCTCACCGGCGCCGGCTTGCCGCTAGGCGGCGGGACCGCGCTGATCATGGGCGGCAGCGGTATGCCCACGCCCGGCCCCGGCTACGCGGATCTGGTCAACGAGCTCTACCTGGCGCCCCTCGGCTTCACCGGCACCACCCAGATCCTGACCACCCCCGAAACGCTGTACCCGTTCCTGGGCGCGTTCACCGGGACTTTCGACAGTTCGGTGGATGAAGGCATCCAGGTCCTGGAGGCCGCGATCCTGGGCCAGATCGCCGGCGGCCAGGTCGACGCCGACAACCCCGTCGTGGTGTTCGGGTGGTCGCAAAGCGCGGTGATCTCGTCGCTAGTCATGCAACAACTCGCCGACCAGGGCGTGCCCAGCGACTACGTGCACTTTGTCCTGATCGGCAACGAGAGCCTTCCCAACGGCGGAATGCTGTCCCGCTTCGACCTTCCGACAGGGACGTATCCGGAACTGCCCAGCGTCGGAATGACATTCAGTGGCGCAGCGCCCGCCAACCTTTTCCCCACCACCGTCTACACCACCGAGTACGACGGTTTCGCCAATTTTCCGCAGTATTCGCTCAACTTCTTGTCCACGATCAACGCCGTTATGGGCATCATCTTCGCGCACACGGCCTATCTGGGGCTCAGTCCCGAGGACATCGCCAACGCGGTGCCCCTTCCGACGTCGAGCCCCGATCTCTTGACCGACTACTACATGATCCCCTCCAGCACGTTGCCGCTGCTGGCTCCGCTGCAGCTGCTGCCCTACATCGGCAACCCGCTAGTCGATCTGCTTGATCCGGCACTGCGAGTGCTGGTGAATCTGGGATACGGCAACATCGAGCACGGCTGGAGCCCGGAATTCGCGGACACCCCCACCGGCATCGGATTCCTGCCCGACTTCAGTGTCCTGCAACAGGTTCCGCAAGCACTCTTCGACGGCGTGCAAAAGGGCATCACCGACGCCTTCAACACCTTGATGGATCCGGCCAACTACGTCTACTCAATGCCGGAGTGGGCCGAACAGTTGGCGAGCCTGGGCGGCATCATGGACGGTGGAGAGACCTCTGTCGGAGTTACGGTGCCCACCACGTGGGACGACCTCTTCGGGTCGTTCCCGCCGCATACGGGCTACCCGCCGCTGGACATGCTCAGCGCCTTGCTGTTCACGCTGCCCGAGTACGGCTACAACGTCTTCACGTCCGAGATCGCTGACGGCGACCTCCTCGACGCCATCGGGATACCGCTCGCCGCCACCGCCGGGCTCCTGCCGTTGGCGTTGATCGGGGCGTTGCTGTAACGCCGCGGTCCATGGCGGCGACCCGCCGCGCCCGGCTCCGCCACGCTCGCGATCGCCGCTAGACCGGCGGGATCTCGACGCGGCGCAGCACCCCGTCATGCGCGTCGGCGGCCTCGATCTCGGCGCGAGTGACCCCGAGCAAAAACAGCACCGTGTCCAGATACGGGTAGCTCAGCGAGGCATCGGCCACCTCGCGCAACGCCGGCTTGGCGTTGAACGCCACACCCAGGCCCGCCGTCGACAGCATGTCGATGTCATTGGCGCCGTCGCCGACAGCCACCGTCTGCTCCAGCGGCACCCCCGCCTGGGCGGCGAACTCCCGCAACGAGTCGGCCTTGCCGGCCCGGTCCACCACCGGACCGATCACTCGGCCGGTGAGTTTGCCGTCGACGATCTCCAGCTCGTTGGCCGCCACGAAGTCGAGCTGCAGCTCGGCTGCCAGCGGCTCGATCACCTGCCGGAAGCCACCGGACACCACCCCGCATTTGAAACCGAGGCGGCGCAGCGTGCGCACCGTGGTGCGGGCACCGGGAGTCAGCTCGATCTGTTCGGCGACCTCGTCGACGACACTGGCGGGCAGACCGGCGAGGGTCGACACCCGGTGGTGCAGCGATTCGGCGAAGTCGAGTTCGCCACGCATCGCGGCCTCCGTGATCGCGGCGACCGCGTCCCCGGCACCGGCCCGGTCGGCGAGCATCTCGATGACCTCGCCCTGAATCAGGGTGGAGTCGACGTCGAACACGATTAGGCGCTTGGTCCGGCGCGACAGGCTGGCATCTTGGAACGCCACGTCGACCTGCTGCTCCGCGGCGACCCTGCTCAGCGCGGACTGCAACCGGCCGTCGGCACCTTCCGGCACCGAAACCCGCAGTTCCAGCCCGGTCACCGGGTAGTCGGAAACGCCACGGATCATGTCGATGTTGGCATCGATCTCGGCGATCTCGTGAGCAAGTGCGCCCAGGGCCGTGGCGGCCACTGGCCGCCCCAAGACCACGATCCGGTGTGTGGAAGGTGCCGCGATGATCGGGGCGTCGTCGCTGCGTTCGATCGTGACGTCGAGTCCCACACCGCGAATCGCGGTGGTGACCTGGTCGGCGAATGCAGATCCGTCAGCCACCGTCGGCTCTGCGGACACCAGCACGCCCAGCGTGAGGCGACCGCGAACCACGACCTGTTCGACGTTGAGCAACTCCACCTGGTAGCGCGACAACACCTCGAAGAGGGCCGATGTCACGCCGGGCTGATCGACACCGGTGACGGTGATCAACACCGGCACCTTGACCGTGCTCACCCGTGACGGGCGCCCGGATCGACCGGGCGCCGCCTCTCCCCCAGCGGGCTCATCAAGCGTTTGCGGGTTCGTACAGCTCGTCACCGGGGTGACGGCCGACGTGTGCCTCAGCCCGCAACCGGTCGACCATGTGCGGGTAGTGCAGCTCGAAAGCCGGGCGCTCCGAACGGATCCGGGGCAGCTCGGTGAAGTTGTGCCGCGGCGGCGGGCAGCTGGTGGCCCACTCCAGGGAGTTGCCGTAACCCCACGGGTCGTCAACGGTGACGACCTCGCCGTAACGCCAGCTCTTGAAGACGTTCCAGGTGAAGGCGATCATCGACGAGCCCAGGATGAAGGCGCCGACGGTCGACACGATGTTGAACGCGGTGAAACCGTCAGTGGGCAGGTAGTCGGCGTAGCGGCGCGGCATACCCATGTTGCCCAGCCAGTGCTGGATCAGGAACGTGGTGTGGAACCCGATGAAGGTCAACCAGAAGTGCAGCTTCCCGAGCCGCTCGTCAAGCAGCCGGCCGGTCATCTTCGGGAACCAGAAGTAGATCCCGGAGAACGTCGCGAACACGATGGTGCCGAACAGCACGTAGTGGAAGTGCGCGATCAAGAAGTAGCTGTCGCTGACATGGAAGTCCAGCGGCGGGCTGGCCAGCATCACGCCGGTCAGGCCACCGGCCAAGAACGTGACGATGAAGCCCAGCGCGAACAGCATCGGCGTCTCGAAGGTCAGCTGGCCGCGCCACAGGGTGCCGATCCAGTTGAAGAACTTCAGCCCGGTCGGGATGGCGATCATCAGGGTCAACAGCGAGAAGAACGGCAGCAGCACCGCACCGGTGGCGAACATGTGGTGCGCCCACACCGCCGTCGACAGTCCGGCGATGCTCAACGTTGCGTACACCAGGGTGA is a window from the Mycobacterium sp. SVM_VP21 genome containing:
- the serB gene encoding phosphoserine phosphatase SerB, whose amino-acid sequence is MSTVKVPVLITVTGVDQPGVTSALFEVLSRYQVELLNVEQVVVRGRLTLGVLVSAEPTVADGSAFADQVTTAIRGVGLDVTIERSDDAPIIAAPSTHRIVVLGRPVAATALGALAHEIAEIDANIDMIRGVSDYPVTGLELRVSVPEGADGRLQSALSRVAAEQQVDVAFQDASLSRRTKRLIVFDVDSTLIQGEVIEMLADRAGAGDAVAAITEAAMRGELDFAESLHHRVSTLAGLPASVVDEVAEQIELTPGARTTVRTLRRLGFKCGVVSGGFRQVIEPLAAELQLDFVAANELEIVDGKLTGRVIGPVVDRAGKADSLREFAAQAGVPLEQTVAVGDGANDIDMLSTAGLGVAFNAKPALREVADASLSYPYLDTVLFLLGVTRAEIEAADAHDGVLRRVEIPPV
- a CDS encoding PE-PPE domain-containing protein, producing MVRISSAVAVGIVSAGLIVCPSPAGAAVPAVQAVQLTGAGLPLGGGTALIMGGSGMPTPGPGYADLVNELYLAPLGFTGTTQILTTPETLYPFLGAFTGTFDSSVDEGIQVLEAAILGQIAGGQVDADNPVVVFGWSQSAVISSLVMQQLADQGVPSDYVHFVLIGNESLPNGGMLSRFDLPTGTYPELPSVGMTFSGAAPANLFPTTVYTTEYDGFANFPQYSLNFLSTINAVMGIIFAHTAYLGLSPEDIANAVPLPTSSPDLLTDYYMIPSSTLPLLAPLQLLPYIGNPLVDLLDPALRVLVNLGYGNIEHGWSPEFADTPTGIGFLPDFSVLQQVPQALFDGVQKGITDAFNTLMDPANYVYSMPEWAEQLASLGGIMDGGETSVGVTVPTTWDDLFGSFPPHTGYPPLDMLSALLFTLPEYGYNVFTSEIADGDLLDAIGIPLAATAGLLPLALIGALL